In a genomic window of Candidatus Cybelea sp.:
- a CDS encoding NHL repeat-containing protein: MPAVLAETPDAAGEKIYVSNSAANNIATYTSAGKAAKPTITKGINDPGIIAVDAKGNIYVPNYEADTVTKYTSSGKLIKPTITVGLNEPTGVAVDAHGKIYVSNAFTSNVTTYKSNGQQTTPTISNIDGPRGIAVDKNGKIYVANFGAGMVTTYTAAGKATKPTLTGLNGPGGVAVDKNGKIYVTNYYGNSLVTFTASGKPTTPTIATGLSAPFGVALDAAGKIYVINHSPESLVTFTPKGAPSTPTITTLSEPWGVAIH; this comes from the coding sequence ATGCCCGCAGTGCTCGCCGAAACTCCTGATGCCGCCGGCGAAAAAATTTACGTTTCGAACTCCGCAGCCAACAACATCGCCACCTATACGTCGGCCGGAAAGGCCGCGAAGCCGACGATCACCAAGGGCATAAACGACCCTGGTATTATCGCGGTCGACGCAAAAGGCAATATCTACGTTCCGAACTACGAAGCTGACACCGTCACAAAATATACGTCGAGCGGAAAGCTAATCAAACCAACCATCACCGTCGGTCTGAACGAGCCGACCGGCGTGGCGGTCGACGCGCACGGCAAGATCTACGTATCAAACGCCTTCACGTCAAACGTTACGACGTACAAGTCAAACGGCCAGCAGACGACGCCGACCATTTCGAACATCGACGGACCTCGCGGCATTGCCGTCGACAAGAACGGGAAGATCTACGTCGCGAACTTTGGTGCGGGCATGGTGACCACGTACACCGCCGCCGGCAAGGCGACCAAACCAACGCTCACCGGGCTCAACGGCCCCGGCGGCGTCGCCGTCGATAAGAATGGGAAGATTTACGTTACCAACTACTACGGCAACTCGCTCGTCACGTTCACGGCAAGCGGAAAACCGACGACTCCCACGATCGCGACGGGATTAAGCGCGCCGTTCGGCGTAGCGCTCGACGCCGCCGGAAAGATCTACGTGATCAACCATAGTCCCGAATCGCTCGTCACGTTCACACCCAAAGGCGCACCGAGCACGCCGACGATCACGACGCTGAGCGAGCCGTGGGGTGTCGCTATTCACTGA